A region from the Acyrthosiphon pisum isolate AL4f chromosome A1, pea_aphid_22Mar2018_4r6ur, whole genome shotgun sequence genome encodes:
- the LOC100166678 gene encoding flocculation protein FLO11 isoform X2: MALTSVLGLTILSVANYGNTYEFSGQLKPTIKPFSAPTNQHYQGDQFKSAFGFNSVPPKPFGSPFEHFKQSYQPYQPYRANYQPFGPYPGYPGPVVYPGQGGYQGPEAYRFNEPNHKPFGFQPFPAPVQPEFNQYKFGPSKKFNKNFPGLADFNQAGKYFQEHQFGAYHGPEFSSAIIPAEHSIKQSRPKDTLLGKPVEFGLPKQTSFGFPSLPSFGYPVPNFPPVKSFASTVPSVKSVPATLIPVNAVKVDQKFGGAEVTTAVIPSSSAQDDSATVQQQSAEVTGEPSAVTPAADAQSTSPAQEDVTSGVSSDAQVPAAEVAINSEVPAAEVTSNNEAPVEAPNANEAPNANEAPAAEVTNNNDAPAAEVTNNNEAPAEAPNANEAPAGAVLINGVVPSAEDAAIAQAQEQSAAQSSSANEPSNVGSEQTASAPQDSAVQEPSAAEEVKETSSTAPAQASNEPSETSTASGPAKSESVAAENKPATGSAAVNLPGLPLDLQSTQFGPVPITDTSSLGQFGSSGFPYFGQSAGAQQPSYYPYFDAPGFSEEELKTFAANFAANTPAAQSGQVVGSGADTAAQFAQGASFSNPSAEIATLLESANSAKSQDKAASDEKQNVTPASSSLPSSLPSSLPSSLPSSLPSSLPNGLKTSQPKFNSVQIIQNDPFNGQLPLLYDPSNSASPLDTYKFYNHPSVSKWSSQASLASYSPESAFSNFGSEFNQGYLVEGSPTLAPLAKTVIQSGQTPLSISSLDHPLHSQVFKYSQSFVPYPGLVASNNNAAAFQPFGVSSSTVAPAEASATTAAAAAAADVSVQSTSAPEVAVESSSTNAPAGESA, encoded by the exons ATGGCA ttgacCAGTGTGTTGGGGTTGACTATCTTAAGTGTAGCTAACTATGGTAATACTTATGAATTTTCTGGACAACTAAAACCAACCATAAAACCATTTTCTGCACCGACTAACCAA caTTATCAAGGAGACCAATTCAAGTCAGCGTTCGGATTCAATAGTGTGCCCCCAAAGCCCTTCGGATCACCATTCGAACACTTTAAACAATCGTATCAACCTTACCAACCATACAGGGCAAATTATCAACCATTCGGACCTTACCCTGGTTACCCGGGACCTGTTGTATACCCCGGCCAAGGTGGTTATCAAGGGCCAGAGGCTTACCGTTTTAATGAACCCAACCATAAGCCATTTGGATTCCAACCATTCCCAGCACCGGTACAGCCAGAGTTCAATCAATACAAGTTTGGTCCAtcgaaaaaattcaataaaaatttcccGGGACTTGCCGATTTCAATCAAGCTGGCAAATACTTCCAAGAACACCAATTTGGAGCATATCATGGACCTGAATTTTCTTCCGCCATTATTCCCGCAGAACACAGCATTAAACAATCTAGGCCCAAGGATACATTATTAGGCAAGCCAGTTGAATTTGGATTACCTAAACAAACCAGCTTTGGATTCCCTTCTCTGCCATCGTTCGGATATCCAGTACCAAACTTCCCACCAGTAAAG TCTTTCGCCAGCACCGTGCCGTCAGTAAAAAGCGTGCCCGCTACACTCATCCCGGTGAACGCGGTTAAGGTCGATCAAAAATTTGGTGGAGCTGAAGTCACTACCGCAGTCATCCCTTCGTCGTCGGCTCAAGACGATTCGGCAACAGTGCAACAGCAATCCGCGGAGGTCACCGGCGAACCATCAGCAGTGACGCCCGCTGCGGACGCCCAGTCCACTAGTCCCGCTCAGGAGGATGTCACTTCCGGTGTCTCCTCGGACGCTCAAGTCCCCGCCGCCGAAGTAGCGATCAACAGTGAAGTGCCCGCCGCCGAAGTGACGAGCAACAATGAAGCGCCCGTCGAAGCACCGAATGCCAACGAAGCGCCGAACGCCAACGAAGCGCCTGCCGCCGAAGTAACCAACAACAATGATGCGCCCGCCGCCGAAGTGACGAACAACAATGAAGCGCCCGCCGAAGCACCGAACGCCAACGAAGCGCCCGCCGGCGCAGTACTGATCAACGGTGTAGTGCCGTCGGCTGAAGACGCCGCCATCGCCCAGGCCCAAGAGCAAAGCGCCGCACAGTCGTCGTCGGCCAACGAACCCAGCAACGTTGGCAGCGAGCAGACCGCTTCCGCCCCACAAGACTCCGCGGTCCAGGAACCCAGCGCTGCCGAAGAAGTCAAGGAGACCTCCAGCACCGCACCAGCCCAGGCTTCAAACGAACCCAGTGAAACGTCCACCGCCAGCGGACCGGCGAAATCCGAGTCAGTCGCAGCCGAGAACAAACCAGCGACCGGATCTGCAGCCG TGAACTTGCCGGGTCTACCCCTCGATCTGCAGAGCACGCAATTCGGGCCCGTTCCCATCACGGACACGTCGTCTCTGGGTCAGTTCGGTTCGTCCGGATTCCCGTACTTCGGACAGTCCGCCGGCGCCCAACAGCCGTCGTACTACCCCTACTTCGACGCACCTGGTTTCTCGGAAGAAGAACTTAAGACGTTCGCGGCCAACTTCGCGGCCAACACCCCTGCAGCACAGTCGGGACAGGTCGTCGGAAGCGGCGCCGACACGGCGGCACAGTTCGCCCAGGGAGCTTCTTTCAGCAATCCTTCGGCCGAGATTGCCACCCTCCTTGAAAGCGCAAACAGCGCTAAGAGCCAAGACAAAGCCGCAAGCGATGAGAAACAAAATGTAACCCCTGCAAGTTCATCATTGCCATCGTCGTTGCCATCATCGTTGCCATCGTCGTTGCCATCGTCGTTGCCATCGTCGTTGCCCAACGGCCTGAAAACTTCACAGCCGAAATTCAACTCTGTGCAGATAATCCAGAACGACCCGTTCAACGGACAGTTGCCTCTATT ATATGACCCATCCAACTCTGCCTCACCATTGGACACATACAAGTTCTACAACCATCCGTCAGTGTCCAAGTGGTCATCTCAAGCCTCCTTGGCCTCGTACTCGCCCGAGTCCGCGTTCAGCAACTTCGGATCAGAATTCAATCAAGGCTACTTGGTCGAAGGGTCGCCTACGCTCGCGCCACTCGCCAAGACTGTCATACAATCCGGCCAGACGCCGCTTTCTATCTCGTCCCTTGACCATCCGCTCCACAGCCAGGTGTTCAAGTACTCGCAGTCATTCGTGCCATACCCAGGACTGGTGGCCAGCAACAACAACGCTGCCGCTTTCCAACCCTTCGGCGTGTCGTCGTCCACGGTCGCGCCAGCCGAAGCCTCTGCCACCACagctgccgccgccgctgctGCCGACGTTTCCGTCCAGTCGACTTCCGCCCCGGAAGTAGCAG TTGAGAGCAGCAGCACCAACGCTCCGGCCGGAGAGTCAGCTTAA
- the LOC100166678 gene encoding flocculation protein FLO11 isoform X1: protein MALTSVLGLTILSVANYGNTYEFSGQLKPTIKPFSAPTNQHYQGDQFKSAFGFNSVPPKPFGSPFEHFKQSYQPYQPYRANYQPFGPYPGYPGPVVYPGQGGYQGPEAYRFNEPNHKPFGFQPFPAPVQPEFNQYKFGPSKKFNKNFPGLADFNQAGKYFQEHQFGAYHGPEFSSAIIPAEHSIKQSRPKDTLLGKPVEFGLPKQTSFGFPSLPSFGYPVPNFPPVKSFASTVPSVKSVPATLIPVNAVKVDQKFGGAEVTTAVIPSSSAQDDSATVQQQSAEVTGEPSAVTPAADAQSTSPAQEDVTSGVSSDAQVPAAEVAINSEVPAAEVTSNNEAPVEAPNANEAPNANEAPAAEVTNNNDAPAAEVTNNNEAPAEAPNANEAPAGAVLINGVVPSAEDAAIAQAQEQSAAQSSSANEPSNVGSEQTASAPQDSAVQEPSAAEEVKETSSTAPAQASNEPSETSTASGPAKSESVAAENKPATGSAAVNLPGLPLDLQSTQFGPVPITDTSSLGQFGSSGFPYFGQSAGAQQPSYYPYFDAPGFSEEELKTFAANFAANTPAAQSGQVVGSGADTAAQFAQGASFSNPSAEIATLLESANSAKSQDKAASDEKQNVTPASSSLPSSLPSSLPSSLPSSLPSSLPNGLKTSQPKFNSVQIIQNDPFNGQLPLLYDPSNSASPLDTYKFYNHPSVSKWSSQASLASYSPESAFSNFGSEFNQGYLVEGSPTLAPLAKTVIQSGQTPLSISSLDHPLHSQVFKYSQSFVPYPGLVASNNNAAAFQPFGVSSSTVAPAEASATTAAAAAAADVSVQSTSAPEVAVESSSTNAPAGESA from the exons ATGGCA ttgacCAGTGTGTTGGGGTTGACTATCTTAAGTGTAGCTAACTATGGTAATACTTATGAATTTTCTGGACAACTAAAACCAACCATAAAACCATTTTCTGCACCGACTAACCAA caTTATCAAGGAGACCAATTCAAGTCAGCGTTCGGATTCAATAGTGTGCCCCCAAAGCCCTTCGGATCACCATTCGAACACTTTAAACAATCGTATCAACCTTACCAACCATACAGGGCAAATTATCAACCATTCGGACCTTACCCTGGTTACCCGGGACCTGTTGTATACCCCGGCCAAGGTGGTTATCAAGGGCCAGAGGCTTACCGTTTTAATGAACCCAACCATAAGCCATTTGGATTCCAACCATTCCCAGCACCGGTACAGCCAGAGTTCAATCAATACAAGTTTGGTCCAtcgaaaaaattcaataaaaatttcccGGGACTTGCCGATTTCAATCAAGCTGGCAAATACTTCCAAGAACACCAATTTGGAGCATATCATGGACCTGAATTTTCTTCCGCCATTATTCCCGCAGAACACAGCATTAAACAATCTAGGCCCAAGGATACATTATTAGGCAAGCCAGTTGAATTTGGATTACCTAAACAAACCAGCTTTGGATTCCCTTCTCTGCCATCGTTCGGATATCCAGTACCAAACTTCCCACCAGTAAAG TCTTTCGCCAGCACCGTGCCGTCAGTAAAAAGCGTGCCCGCTACACTCATCCCGGTGAACGCGGTTAAGGTCGATCAAAAATTTGGTGGAGCTGAAGTCACTACCGCAGTCATCCCTTCGTCGTCGGCTCAAGACGATTCGGCAACAGTGCAACAGCAATCCGCGGAGGTCACCGGCGAACCATCAGCAGTGACGCCCGCTGCGGACGCCCAGTCCACTAGTCCCGCTCAGGAGGATGTCACTTCCGGTGTCTCCTCGGACGCTCAAGTCCCCGCCGCCGAAGTAGCGATCAACAGTGAAGTGCCCGCCGCCGAAGTGACGAGCAACAATGAAGCGCCCGTCGAAGCACCGAATGCCAACGAAGCGCCGAACGCCAACGAAGCGCCTGCCGCCGAAGTAACCAACAACAATGATGCGCCCGCCGCCGAAGTGACGAACAACAATGAAGCGCCCGCCGAAGCACCGAACGCCAACGAAGCGCCCGCCGGCGCAGTACTGATCAACGGTGTAGTGCCGTCGGCTGAAGACGCCGCCATCGCCCAGGCCCAAGAGCAAAGCGCCGCACAGTCGTCGTCGGCCAACGAACCCAGCAACGTTGGCAGCGAGCAGACCGCTTCCGCCCCACAAGACTCCGCGGTCCAGGAACCCAGCGCTGCCGAAGAAGTCAAGGAGACCTCCAGCACCGCACCAGCCCAGGCTTCAAACGAACCCAGTGAAACGTCCACCGCCAGCGGACCGGCGAAATCCGAGTCAGTCGCAGCCGAGAACAAACCAGCGACCGGATCTGCAGCCG TGAACTTGCCGGGTCTACCCCTCGATCTGCAGAGCACGCAATTCGGGCCCGTTCCCATCACGGACACGTCGTCTCTGGGTCAGTTCGGTTCGTCCGGATTCCCGTACTTCGGACAGTCCGCCGGCGCCCAACAGCCGTCGTACTACCCCTACTTCGACGCACCTGGTTTCTCGGAAGAAGAACTTAAGACGTTCGCGGCCAACTTCGCGGCCAACACCCCTGCAGCACAGTCGGGACAGGTCGTCGGAAGCGGCGCCGACACGGCGGCACAGTTCGCCCAGGGAGCTTCTTTCAGCAATCCTTCGGCCGAGATTGCCACCCTCCTTGAAAGCGCAAACAGCGCTAAGAGCCAAGACAAAGCCGCAAGCGATGAGAAACAAAATGTAACCCCTGCAAGTTCATCATTGCCATCGTCGTTGCCATCATCGTTGCCATCGTCGTTGCCATCGTCGTTGCCATCGTCGTTGCCCAACGGCCTGAAAACTTCACAGCCGAAATTCAACTCTGTGCAGATAATCCAGAACGACCCGTTCAACGGACAGTTGCCTCTATT ATATGACCCATCCAACTCTGCCTCACCATTGGACACATACAAGTTCTACAACCATCCGTCAGTGTCCAAGTGGTCATCTCAAGCCTCCTTGGCCTCGTACTCGCCCGAGTCCGCGTTCAGCAACTTCGGATCAGAATTCAATCAAGGCTACTTGGTCGAAGGGTCGCCTACGCTCGCGCCACTCGCCAAGACTGTCATACAATCCGGCCAGACGCCGCTTTCTATCTCGTCCCTTGACCATCCGCTCCACAGCCAGGTGTTCAAGTACTCGCAGTCATTCGTGCCATACCCAGGACTGGTGGCCAGCAACAACAACGCTGCCGCTTTCCAACCCTTCGGCGTGTCGTCGTCCACGGTCGCGCCAGCCGAAGCCTCTGCCACCACagctgccgccgccgctgctGCCGACGTTTCCGTCCAGTCGACTTCCGCCCCGGAAGTAGCAGTTGAGAGCAGCAGCACCAACGCTCCGGCCGGAGAGTCAGCTTAA
- the LOC100573782 gene encoding uncharacterized protein LOC100573782 (The sequence of the model RefSeq protein was modified relative to this genomic sequence to represent the inferred CDS: added 12 bases not found in genome assembly), translating to MNFKVTESAGSRHTAATVVGWGNVRAVVFVATVMFAAQLVAAQQVALKAGRLPRVYNALITTDQRLLPSQAEPIVTPVFRPLQFLYQWPEVRYAATPSYPSSRSDVEASGTDDGSSGHEGSRPVAAAVFESSRPAGSMVVKNNRPADSTVVKNKRPVDATIVKNNRPADSSVPDVPPPPLPVTRGQDGAVKKRPEEYPPAPGGFAI from the coding sequence GTGACCGAGTCGGCCGGGTCCCGCCACACCGCAGCCACCGTGGTCGGCTGGGGAAACGTACGGGCCGTGGTGTTCGTTGCAACAGTCATGTTTGCGGCCCAGCTCGTGGCTGCGCAACAGGTTGCGTTGAAGGCGGGCCGCTTGCCACGCGTCTACAACGCCCTGATCACCACTGATCAGCGTCTGTTGCCCAGCCAAGCGGAACCGATCGTCACGCCAGTGTTCCGTCCACTCCAGTTCCTCTACCAATGGCCCGAAGTGAGGTACGCGGCCACCCCGTCATACCCGTCGTCGCGGTCAGATGTGGAGGCGTCTGGTACCGACGACGGATCGTCCGGACACGAAGGGTCACGGCCCGTCGCTGCAGCGGTCTTCGAGAGCAGCAGGCCCGCAGGCTCCATGGTCGTCAAGAACAACAGGCCCGCGGACTCCACGGTCGTCAAGAACAAGAGGCCCGTGGACGCTACAATCGTTAAGAACAACAGGCCGGCAGACTCTTCGGTACCGGACGTACCGCCGCCGCCACTTCCTGTCACGCGCGGCCAGGACGGCGCCGTCAAGAAGAGACCGGAAGAGTATCCGCCAGCGCCCGGCGGTTTCGCCATTTGA